Proteins from one Orenia marismortui DSM 5156 genomic window:
- a CDS encoding flagellin N-terminal helical domain-containing protein, producing the protein MRINHNISSMNALRQLHISSNGMDKSMEKLSSGYRINRAADDAAGLAISEKMRGQIGGLEQASRNAQDGISLIQTAEGALQETHNILGRMRDLAVQAKNGTNTSADVGQLDKEFQQLKSEINRIASQTEFNTKTLIGSTNTFTFQIGANSGQTMTAKMSKMTTGSLSVATATLKSSVASTAIANIDKAIESVSGLRANLGAVQNRLEHTIANLDTTRENLQASESRIRDVDMAKEMSKLTKNQILQQAGTAMLAQANQKSQGVLQLLG; encoded by the coding sequence ATGAGAATTAATCATAATATCAGTTCAATGAATGCTTTAAGACAACTACACATTAGTAGTAATGGAATGGACAAATCTATGGAAAAATTATCTTCAGGTTATAGAATTAATCGTGCTGCTGATGATGCTGCAGGGTTAGCTATTTCTGAGAAAATGAGAGGTCAAATCGGTGGTTTAGAGCAAGCTAGCCGAAATGCTCAAGATGGTATTTCTTTAATTCAAACTGCTGAGGGTGCTTTACAGGAAACTCATAATATCTTAGGTCGTATGAGAGATTTAGCTGTTCAGGCTAAAAATGGAACTAATACTAGTGCTGATGTTGGTCAATTAGATAAGGAATTCCAACAATTAAAAAGTGAAATCAATAGAATTGCTAGCCAAACAGAATTTAACACTAAGACATTAATTGGTTCAACTAATACATTTACTTTCCAAATTGGTGCGAATAGTGGTCAGACAATGACTGCTAAGATGTCTAAGATGACAACTGGTTCTTTAAGTGTTGCTACAGCAACATTAAAATCTTCTGTTGCTTCAACTGCTATTGCTAATATTGATAAAGCAATTGAATCTGTTTCTGGACTTCGAGCTAATCTTGGTGCTGTACAGAATAGATTAGAGCATACGATTGCTAACTTAGATACTACTAGAGAGAACTTACAAGCTTCTGAATCTAGAATTCGTGACGTTGATATGGCAAAAGAGATGTCTAAGCTGACTAAGAATCAAATTCTTCAACAAGCTGGTACTGCTATGTTAGCGCAAGCTAACCAGAAATCTCAAGGAGTATTACAACTTCTAGGATAA